The proteins below come from a single Mus musculus strain C57BL/6J chromosome 5, GRCm38.p6 C57BL/6J genomic window:
- the Muc3 gene encoding mucin 3, intestinal isoform X1, translated as MSTRRWVRQTAALCLLAFILHSLPRHIAAENGTTESGSVWDGGGNSTQDDSQETQFRTVLKTKTTDGENSEAWPRQEYQQRSSSPSTTKAEVTTTADVTTTADVTTTAEITTTSDVTTTAEITNTDDVTTTGEVTTTADVTTTSDVTTTSEETTTADITTTGDVTTTAEVTTTDDVTTTVDITTTSEITTTSDVTTTAEITTTDIVTTTGEVTTTADVTTTSDVTTTSEETPTADITTTADLTTTAEVTTTDDVTTTVEITTTAEITTTDDVTTTGEVTTTADVTTTAEVITTSDVTTTADVTTMPDFTTTAEVTTTLDVTTNDEVTTTSVVTTTPEITTAGDVTTTSEVTTSADLTTTPEITTTGDVTTTADVTTTADITTTSDVTTTADVTTTADITTTSDVTTTADVTTIADLSTTPEITTTGDFSSTTDVTSTGDVTTTADVTTTADVTTTGDVTTTAEVTTTAEVTTTAEATTTADLNTTPEITTTDDVTTTGDVTITAEVTTTAYVTTTTDFTTTAEVNTTDDVTTIADLTTTAEVTTTNDVTSTAEITTTADLTTTTEVTTTADFITTGDVTTTADVTTMADVTTTADVTTADLTTTVDVTTMDDVTTTAEVITSGDVTTTSEVTTTSNLNTTPEITTTIDFTSTVDVTTTGDVTTTADVTTTSDVTTTSKVTTTGDVTTTADTTSTADVTTTADVITTAEVTTTADFTNTGDVTTSADVTTTADLTTMPDLTTTAEVTTTADVTTTSEFTTTADVTTTADVTSTADVTTTAEVTTTGDVTTTADVTNTGDITTIGDVTTTTEITTTAYLTTTLEITTTGEVTSTADVTTSAEVTTTDEITTTDVVTTTGDVTPTAESTTTDDVTTTSDVTTTGDFTTTADVTTTAYVTTTPDVTTTVEVTTTADFTTTGVVNTTADVTTTADVTTTSEVTTTADLTTTPEITTTVDFTSTADVTTTADVITTPEVTTTSDVTTTAEVITTADVTTTADVTTTVEVTTTGDVTITADVTTTPEITTTVDFTSTADVTITADVTTTADVTTTSDVTITPDVTTTAEVTTTVEITTTDDVTTTGEVTTTADVTTTSDVTTTSEETTTADITTTSDVSTTSEVTTTAYVTTTADTTSTAEVTTTADVTTTADVTTTADVTTTADVTTTVEVTTTGDVTTTADVTTTAEVTTTAEITTTGDVTTTADVTTTAEVTTTAEITTTGDVTTTADVTTTADVTTTADVTTTIDVTTTADVTTSAEVTTTADVTTTTEVTTTTEVATTPEPTTTPAPTTTAVNCMNGGFWTGDKCICPNGFGGDRCENIVNVVNCENGGTWDGLKCQCTSLFYGPRCEELVESVEIEPTVAASVEVSVTVTSQEYSEKLQDRKSEEFSNFNKTFTKQMALIYAGIPEYEGVIIKNLSKGSIVVDYDVILKAKYTPGFENTLDTVVKNLETKIKNATEVQVQDVNNNCSALLCFNSTATKVQNSATVSVNPEETCKKEAGEDFAKFVTLGQKGDKWFCITPCSAGYSTSKNCSYGKCQLQRSGPQCLCLITDTHWYSGENCDWGIQKSLVYGLGGAGVAVLLVILVILLVFSIRFRKDAQRQRSRVSEMYKWGEEEGRASPGTFHNFGFDHNEERENYMPLDSVYNTFQPSLNHINPERKIQIQRPQVVMTSL; from the exons GGACCACCGAGAGCGGAAGTGTGTGGGATGGAGGAGGAAATAGCACCCAAGACGACAGCCAGGAGACTCAGTTCCGGACGGTGTTGAAGACCAAAACCACAG ACGGGGAAAACAGTGAGGCATGGCCACGGCAGGAGTACCAGCAAAGATCCAGTTCCCCATCCACCACAAAGGCTGAAGTCACCACCACTGCTGATGTCACAACCACCGCTGATGTCACAACCACTGCCGAAATCACAACTACTTCTGATGTCACCACCACTGCTGAGATCACAAACACTGATGATGTCACCACCACAGGTGAAGTCACCACAACTGCTGATGTCACAACCACTAGTGAT GTCACCACCACTTCTGAAGAGACCACAACTGCTGATATCACCACCACTGGTGATGTCACCACCACTGCTGAAGTCACAACCACTGATGATGTCACCACCACTGTTGATATCACAACCACTTCCGAAATCACAACCACTTCTGATGTTACCACCACTGCTGAAATCACAACCACTGATATTGTCACCACCACAGGTGAAGTCACCACAACTGCTGATGTCACAACCACTAGTGATGTCACCACCACTTCTGAAGAGACCCCAACTGCTGATATTACCACAACTGCTGACCTCACCACCACTGCTGAAGTCACAACCACTGATGATGTCACCACCACTGTAGAAATCACAACCACTGCTGAAATCACAACCACTGATGATGTCACCACCACAGGTGAAGTCACCACAACTGCTGATGTCACCACCACGGCTGAAGTCATAACCACTTCTGATGTCACCACTACTGCTGATGTCACCACAATGCCTGATTTCACCACCACGGCTGAAGTCACCACCACTCTTGATGTCACCACCAATGATGAAGTCACCACCACTTCTGTAGTCACCACCACGCCTGAAATCACAACCGCTGGTGATGTCACCACCACTTCTGAAGTCACCACCAGTGCTGACCTCACCACCACACCTGAAATCACAACCACTGGTGATGTAACCACCACCGCTGATGTTACCACAACTGCAGATATCACAACCACTAGTGATGTCACCACCACTGCTGATGTCACCACAACTGCAGATATCACAACCACTAGTGATGTCACCACCACTGCTGATGTCACCACTATTGCTGACCTATCAACCACACCTGAAATCACAACCACTGGTGATTTCAGCAGCACAACTGATGTCACCTCGACAGGTGATGTAACCACAACTGCTGATGTCACAACCACTGCTGATGTCACCACTACTGGTGATGTCACAACCACTGCAGAAGTAACCACCACTGCTGAAGTCACAACCACTGCTGAAGCCACCACAACTGCTGACCTCAACACCACACCTGAAATCACAACCACTGATGATGTCACCACCACTGGTGATGTCACCATCACTGCTGAAGTAACCACCACTGCATATGTTACCACAACGACTGATTTCACCACTACTGCTGAGGTCAACACCACTGATGATGTCACCACAATAGCTGACCTCACCACCACTGCTGAAGTCACAACCACTAATGATGTCACCTCTACTGCTGAAATCACCACGACTGCTGACCTCACCACCACTACTGAAGTCACAACCACTGCTGATTTCATCACCACTGGTGATGTCACCACCACTGCAGATGTCACCACCATGGCTGATGTCACCACTACAGCTGATGTCACAACTGCTGACCTCACCACCACTGTTGATGTCACCACTATGGATGATGTCACCACAACTGCTGAAGTCATAACCAGTGGTGATGTCACCACCACTTCTGAGGTCACCACCACCTCTAACCTCAACACCACACCTGAAATCACAACCACTATTGATTTCACCAGCACCGTTGATGTCACCACCACAGGTGATGTCACCACAACTGCTGATGTCACAACCACTAGTGATGTCACCACCACTTCTAAAGTCACCACCACTGGTGATGTCACCACCACTGCTGATACCACCTCCACTGCTGATGTCACAACCACTGCTGATGTCATCACCACTGCTGAAGTCACAACCACTGCTGACTTCACCAACACTGGTGATGTCACCACCAGTGCTGATGTCACCACCACTGCAGATCTCACCACAATGCCTGATTTAACCACTACTGCTGAAGTCACCACCACAGCTGATGTCACCACCACTTCTGAGTTCACCACCACTGCTGATGTCACCACAACTGCTGATGTCACCTCCACTGCTGATGTCACTACCACTGCTGAAGTCACCACCACTGGTGATGTCACCACCACTGCTGATGTCACAAACACTGGTGATATCACCACAATAGGTGATGTCACCACAACTACTGAAATCACCACCACTGCCTACCTCACTACCACACTTGAAATCACAACCACTGGTGAAGTCACCAGTACTGCTGATGTCACCACCAGTGCTGAAGTCACAACCACTGATGAAATCACAACCACTGATGTAGTCACAACCACTGGTGATGTCACACCCACTGCTGAAAGCACAACCACTGATGATGTCACAACCACTTCTGATGTTACCACCACTGGTGATTTCACCACCACTGCTGATGTCACCACAACTGCTTATGTCACAACCACTCCTGATGTCACCACCACTGTTGAAGTCACAACCACTGCTGACTTCACCACCACTGGTGTTGTCAACACCACTGCTGATGTCACCACCACAGCTGATGTCACCACCACTTCTGAGGTCACCACCACTGCTGACCTCACCACCACTCCTGAAATTACAACCACTGTTGATTTCACCAGCACCGCTGATGTCACCACAACTGCTGATGTCATCACCACTCCTGAAGTCACAACCACTAGTGATGTCACCACCACTGCTGAAGTAATCACCACTGCTGATGTCACCACCACTGCTGATGTCACCACCACTGTTGAAGTCACAACCACTGGTGATGTCACCATCACTGCTGATGTCACCACCACACCTGAAATCACAACCACCGTTGATTTCACCAGCACCGCTGATGTCACCATCACTGCTGATGTCACCACAACAGCTGATGTCACAACCACTAGTGATGTCACCATCACTCCTGATGTCACCACCACTGCTGAAGTCACCACCACTGTAGAAATCACAACCACTGATGATGTCACCACCACAGGTGAAGTCACCACAACTGCTGATGTCACAACCACTAGTGATGTCACCACCACTTCTGAAGAGACCACAACTGCTGATATCACAACCACTAGTGATGTTTCCACCACTTCTGAAGTCACAACCACTGCTTATGTCACCACCACTGCTGATACCACCTCCACTGCTGAAGTCACAACCACTGCTGATGTCACAACCACTGCTGATGTCACCACCACTGCTGATGTTACCACCACTGCTGATGTCACCACCACTGTTGAAGTCACAACCACTGGTGATGTCACCACCACTGCTGATGTCACCACCACTGCTGAAGTCACAACCACTGCTGAAATCACAACCACTGGTGATGTCACCACCACTGCTGATGTCACCACCACTGCTGAAGTCACAACCACTGCTGAAATCACAACCACTGGTGATGTCACCACCACTGCTGATGTCACCACCACTGCAGATGTCACCACAACAGCTGATGTCACAACCACTATTGATGTCACCACAACGGCCGATGTCACCACTTCTGCTGAAGTAACCACCACTGCTGATGTCACCACCACTACTGAAGTTACAACCACTACAGAAGTTGCCACCACTCCTGAGCCCACTACCACCCCAGCACCTACCACTACTGCCG TGAATTGTATGAACGGAGGGTTCTGGACAGGTGACAAGTGCATCTGCCCCAACGGCTTCGGGGGGGATCGCTGTGAGAATATAGTCAACGTGGTCAACTGCGAGAATGGAGGCACGTGGGACGGGCTCAAATGTCAGTGCACCAGCCTCTTCTATGGGCCACGGTGTGAGGAACTGGTGGAGAGCGTAGAGATAG AGCCGACAGTCGCCGCGTCCGTGGAAGTGAGTGTGACAGTAACCAGTCAAGAATACAGTGAGAAGCTACAGGACCGAAAGTCTGAAGAATTCAGTAACTTCAATAAGACATTCACAAAACAG ATGGCTCTGATTTATGCTGGCATACCGGAGTATGAAGGGGTTATCATCAAAAATCTGAG CAAAGGCAGTATCGTGGTGGATTATGATGTCATCCTGAAGGCCAAGTACACCCCAGGATTTGAAAACACATTAGATACCGTCGTCAAAAACCTGGAGACAAAAATCAAGAACGCAACAGAAGTTCAAGTACAAGATGTCAATAATAACTGTTCAG CTTTACTGTGTTTCAACTCCACTGCCACCAAGGTGCAAAACAGTGCCACAGTCAGTGTCAATCCTGAGG AGACATGCaagaaggaggctggagaggactTTGCAAAGTTTGTCACACTGGGGCAGAAGGGCGATAAGTGGTTCTGTATCACGCCTTGCTCTGCGGGCTACAGCACCTCCAAGAACTGCAGCTACGGCAAATGTCAGCTGCAGCGAAGTGGACCCCAGTGCCT CTGCCTGATCACGGATACTCACTGGTACAGCGGGGAAAACTGCGACTGGGGCATCCAGAAAAGCCTGGTGTATGGACTTGGGGGAGCCGGCGTGGCAGTGCTGTTGGTGATCCTCGTGATCCTCCTCGTGTTCTCCATCCGCTTCAGAAAAGATGCGCAAAG GCAACGGTCCAGAGTGTCTGAGATGTACAAGTGGGGtgaagaggaaggcagagcatCTCCCGGAACCTTCCACAACTTTGGTTTTGACCACAATGAAG AACGAGAAAACTACATGCCCCTGGACTCTGTGTACAACACCTTCCAGCCTTCCCTAAACCACATAAACCCAGAAAGAAAG aTCCAGATTCAGAGGCCCCAGGTAGTCATGACATCGTTGTAA
- the Muc3 gene encoding mucin 3, intestinal precursor, protein MSTRRWVRQTAALCLLAFILHSLPRHIAAENGTTESGSVWDGGGNSTQDDSQETQFRTVLKTKTTDGENSEAWPRQEYQQRSSSPSTTKAEVTTTADVTTTADVTTTAEITTTSDVTTTAEITNTDDVTTTGEVTTTADVTTTSDVPTTSEVTSTDDVITTAEVTTTAEMTPTDDVTTTSEVTTTGDVTTTGDVTITGDLTTTDDVTTKADFTTTDDVTTTADGSTTADLTTTAKVTTTDDVTTTGEITTTAEITTTDDVTTTGEVTTTAEVTTTSDVTTTSEETTTADITTTGDVTTTAEVTTTDDVTTTVDITTTSEITTTSDVTTTAEITTTDIVTTTGEVTTTADVTTTSDVTTTSEETPTADITTTADLTTTAEVTTTDDVTTTVEITTTAEITTTDDVTTTGEVTTTADVTTTAEVITTSDVTTTADVTTMPDFTTTAEVTTTLDVTTNDEVTTTSVVTTTPEITTAGDVTTTSEVTTSADLTTTPEITTTGDVTTTADVTTTADITTTSDVTTTADVTTTADITTTSDVTTTADVTTIADLSTTPEITTTGDFSSTTDVTSTGDVTTTADVTTTADVTTTGDVTTTAEVTTTAEVTTTAEATTTADLNTTPEITTTDDVTTTGDVTITAEVTTTAYVTTTTDFTTTAEVNTTDDVTTIADLTTTAEVTTTNDVTSTAEITTTADLTTTTEVTTTADFITTGDVTTTADVTTMADVTTTADVTTADLTTTVDVTTMDDVTTTAEVITSGDVTTTSEVTTTSNLNTTPEITTTIDFTSTVDVTTTGDVTTTADVTTTSDVTTTSKVTTTGDVTTTADTTSTADVTTTADVITTAEVTTTADFTNTGDVTTSADVTTTADLTTMPDLTTTAEVTTTADVTTTSEFTTTADVTTTADVTSTADVTTTAEVTTTGDVTTTADVTNTGDITTIGDVTTTTEITTTAYLTTTLEITTTGEVTSTADVTTSAEVTTTDEITTTDVVTTTGDVTPTAESTTTDDVTTTSDVTTTGDFTTTADVTTTAYVTTTPDVTTTVEVTTTADFTTTGVVNTTADVTTTADVTTTSEVTTTADLTTTPEITTTVDFTSTADVTTTADVITTPEVTTTSDVTTTAEVITTADVTTTADVTTTVEVTTTGDVTITADVTTTPEITTTVDFTSTADVTITADVTTTADVTTTSDVTITPDVTTTAEVTTTVEITTTDDVTTTGEVTTTADVTTTSDVTTTSEETTTADITTTSDVSTTSEVTTTAYVTTTADTTSTAEVTTTADVTTTADVTTTADVTTTADVTTTVEVTTTGDVTTTADVTTTAEVTTTAEITTTGDVTTTADVTTTAEVTTTAEITTTGDVTTTADVTTTADVTTTADVTTTIDVTTTADVTTSAEVTTTADVTTTTEVTTTTEVATTPEPTTTPAPTTTAVNCMNGGFWTGDKCICPNGFGGDRCENIVNVVNCENGGTWDGLKCQCTSLFYGPRCEELVESVEIEPTVAASVEVSVTVTSQEYSEKLQDRKSEEFSNFNKTFTKQMALIYAGIPEYEGVIIKNLSKGSIVVDYDVILKAKYTPGFENTLDTVVKNLETKIKNATEVQVQDVNNNCSALLCFNSTATKVQNSATVSVNPEETCKKEAGEDFAKFVTLGQKGDKWFCITPCSAGYSTSKNCSYGKCQLQRSGPQCLCLITDTHWYSGENCDWGIQKSLVYGLGGAGVAVLLVILVILLVFSIRFRKDAQRQRSRVSEMYKWGEEEGRASPGTFHNFGFDHNEERENYMPLDSVYNTFQPSLNHINPERKIQIQRPQVVMTSL, encoded by the exons GGACCACCGAGAGCGGAAGTGTGTGGGATGGAGGAGGAAATAGCACCCAAGACGACAGCCAGGAGACTCAGTTCCGGACGGTGTTGAAGACCAAAACCACAG ACGGGGAAAACAGTGAGGCATGGCCACGGCAGGAGTACCAGCAAAGATCCAGTTCCCCATCCACCACAAAGGCTGAAGTCACCACCACTGCTGATGTCACAACCACCGCTGATGTCACAACCACTGCCGAAATCACAACTACTTCTGATGTCACCACCACTGCTGAGATCACAAACACTGATGATGTCACCACCACAGGTGAAGTCACCACAACTGCTGATGTCACAACCACTAGTGATGTCCCCACCACTTCTGAAGTCACCAGCACTGATGATGTCATCACCACTGCTGAAGTCACAACCACTGCTGAAATGACACCCACTGATGATGTTACAACCACTTCTGAAGTCACCACCACTGGTGATGTCACAACCACTGGTGATGTCACAATAACTGGTGATCTCACCACAACGGATGATGTAACCACCAAAGCTGACTTCACAACCACTGATGATGTCACCACAACAGCTGATGGCTCCACAACTGCTGACCTCACCACCACTGCTAAAGTCACAACCACTGATGATGTCACCACCACCGGTGAAATCACAACCACTGCTGAAATCACAACCACTGATGATGTCACCACCACAGGTGAAGTCACCACAACTGCTGAGGTCACAACCACTAGTGATGTCACCACCACTTCTGAAGAGACCACAACTGCTGATATCACCACCACTGGTGATGTCACCACCACTGCTGAAGTCACAACCACTGATGATGTCACCACCACTGTTGATATCACAACCACTTCCGAAATCACAACCACTTCTGATGTTACCACCACTGCTGAAATCACAACCACTGATATTGTCACCACCACAGGTGAAGTCACCACAACTGCTGATGTCACAACCACTAGTGATGTCACCACCACTTCTGAAGAGACCCCAACTGCTGATATTACCACAACTGCTGACCTCACCACCACTGCTGAAGTCACAACCACTGATGATGTCACCACCACTGTAGAAATCACAACCACTGCTGAAATCACAACCACTGATGATGTCACCACCACAGGTGAAGTCACCACAACTGCTGATGTCACCACCACGGCTGAAGTCATAACCACTTCTGATGTCACCACTACTGCTGATGTCACCACAATGCCTGATTTCACCACCACGGCTGAAGTCACCACCACTCTTGATGTCACCACCAATGATGAAGTCACCACCACTTCTGTAGTCACCACCACGCCTGAAATCACAACCGCTGGTGATGTCACCACCACTTCTGAAGTCACCACCAGTGCTGACCTCACCACCACACCTGAAATCACAACCACTGGTGATGTAACCACCACCGCTGATGTTACCACAACTGCAGATATCACAACCACTAGTGATGTCACCACCACTGCTGATGTCACCACAACTGCAGATATCACAACCACTAGTGATGTCACCACCACTGCTGATGTCACCACTATTGCTGACCTATCAACCACACCTGAAATCACAACCACTGGTGATTTCAGCAGCACAACTGATGTCACCTCGACAGGTGATGTAACCACAACTGCTGATGTCACAACCACTGCTGATGTCACCACTACTGGTGATGTCACAACCACTGCAGAAGTAACCACCACTGCTGAAGTCACAACCACTGCTGAAGCCACCACAACTGCTGACCTCAACACCACACCTGAAATCACAACCACTGATGATGTCACCACCACTGGTGATGTCACCATCACTGCTGAAGTAACCACCACTGCATATGTTACCACAACGACTGATTTCACCACTACTGCTGAGGTCAACACCACTGATGATGTCACCACAATAGCTGACCTCACCACCACTGCTGAAGTCACAACCACTAATGATGTCACCTCTACTGCTGAAATCACCACGACTGCTGACCTCACCACCACTACTGAAGTCACAACCACTGCTGATTTCATCACCACTGGTGATGTCACCACCACTGCAGATGTCACCACCATGGCTGATGTCACCACTACAGCTGATGTCACAACTGCTGACCTCACCACCACTGTTGATGTCACCACTATGGATGATGTCACCACAACTGCTGAAGTCATAACCAGTGGTGATGTCACCACCACTTCTGAGGTCACCACCACCTCTAACCTCAACACCACACCTGAAATCACAACCACTATTGATTTCACCAGCACCGTTGATGTCACCACCACAGGTGATGTCACCACAACTGCTGATGTCACAACCACTAGTGATGTCACCACCACTTCTAAAGTCACCACCACTGGTGATGTCACCACCACTGCTGATACCACCTCCACTGCTGATGTCACAACCACTGCTGATGTCATCACCACTGCTGAAGTCACAACCACTGCTGACTTCACCAACACTGGTGATGTCACCACCAGTGCTGATGTCACCACCACTGCAGATCTCACCACAATGCCTGATTTAACCACTACTGCTGAAGTCACCACCACAGCTGATGTCACCACCACTTCTGAGTTCACCACCACTGCTGATGTCACCACAACTGCTGATGTCACCTCCACTGCTGATGTCACTACCACTGCTGAAGTCACCACCACTGGTGATGTCACCACCACTGCTGATGTCACAAACACTGGTGATATCACCACAATAGGTGATGTCACCACAACTACTGAAATCACCACCACTGCCTACCTCACTACCACACTTGAAATCACAACCACTGGTGAAGTCACCAGTACTGCTGATGTCACCACCAGTGCTGAAGTCACAACCACTGATGAAATCACAACCACTGATGTAGTCACAACCACTGGTGATGTCACACCCACTGCTGAAAGCACAACCACTGATGATGTCACAACCACTTCTGATGTTACCACCACTGGTGATTTCACCACCACTGCTGATGTCACCACAACTGCTTATGTCACAACCACTCCTGATGTCACCACCACTGTTGAAGTCACAACCACTGCTGACTTCACCACCACTGGTGTTGTCAACACCACTGCTGATGTCACCACCACAGCTGATGTCACCACCACTTCTGAGGTCACCACCACTGCTGACCTCACCACCACTCCTGAAATTACAACCACTGTTGATTTCACCAGCACCGCTGATGTCACCACAACTGCTGATGTCATCACCACTCCTGAAGTCACAACCACTAGTGATGTCACCACCACTGCTGAAGTAATCACCACTGCTGATGTCACCACCACTGCTGATGTCACCACCACTGTTGAAGTCACAACCACTGGTGATGTCACCATCACTGCTGATGTCACCACCACACCTGAAATCACAACCACCGTTGATTTCACCAGCACCGCTGATGTCACCATCACTGCTGATGTCACCACAACAGCTGATGTCACAACCACTAGTGATGTCACCATCACTCCTGATGTCACCACCACTGCTGAAGTCACCACCACTGTAGAAATCACAACCACTGATGATGTCACCACCACAGGTGAAGTCACCACAACTGCTGATGTCACAACCACTAGTGATGTCACCACCACTTCTGAAGAGACCACAACTGCTGATATCACAACCACTAGTGATGTTTCCACCACTTCTGAAGTCACAACCACTGCTTATGTCACCACCACTGCTGATACCACCTCCACTGCTGAAGTCACAACCACTGCTGATGTCACAACCACTGCTGATGTCACCACCACTGCTGATGTTACCACCACTGCTGATGTCACCACCACTGTTGAAGTCACAACCACTGGTGATGTCACCACCACTGCTGATGTCACCACCACTGCTGAAGTCACAACCACTGCTGAAATCACAACCACTGGTGATGTCACCACCACTGCTGATGTCACCACCACTGCTGAAGTCACAACCACTGCTGAAATCACAACCACTGGTGATGTCACCACCACTGCTGATGTCACCACCACTGCAGATGTCACCACAACAGCTGATGTCACAACCACTATTGATGTCACCACAACGGCCGATGTCACCACTTCTGCTGAAGTAACCACCACTGCTGATGTCACCACCACTACTGAAGTTACAACCACTACAGAAGTTGCCACCACTCCTGAGCCCACTACCACCCCAGCACCTACCACTACTGCCG TGAATTGTATGAACGGAGGGTTCTGGACAGGTGACAAGTGCATCTGCCCCAACGGCTTCGGGGGGGATCGCTGTGAGAATATAGTCAACGTGGTCAACTGCGAGAATGGAGGCACGTGGGACGGGCTCAAATGTCAGTGCACCAGCCTCTTCTATGGGCCACGGTGTGAGGAACTGGTGGAGAGCGTAGAGATAG AGCCGACAGTCGCCGCGTCCGTGGAAGTGAGTGTGACAGTAACCAGTCAAGAATACAGTGAGAAGCTACAGGACCGAAAGTCTGAAGAATTCAGTAACTTCAATAAGACATTCACAAAACAG ATGGCTCTGATTTATGCTGGCATACCGGAGTATGAAGGGGTTATCATCAAAAATCTGAG CAAAGGCAGTATCGTGGTGGATTATGATGTCATCCTGAAGGCCAAGTACACCCCAGGATTTGAAAACACATTAGATACCGTCGTCAAAAACCTGGAGACAAAAATCAAGAACGCAACAGAAGTTCAAGTACAAGATGTCAATAATAACTGTTCAG CTTTACTGTGTTTCAACTCCACTGCCACCAAGGTGCAAAACAGTGCCACAGTCAGTGTCAATCCTGAGG AGACATGCaagaaggaggctggagaggactTTGCAAAGTTTGTCACACTGGGGCAGAAGGGCGATAAGTGGTTCTGTATCACGCCTTGCTCTGCGGGCTACAGCACCTCCAAGAACTGCAGCTACGGCAAATGTCAGCTGCAGCGAAGTGGACCCCAGTGCCT CTGCCTGATCACGGATACTCACTGGTACAGCGGGGAAAACTGCGACTGGGGCATCCAGAAAAGCCTGGTGTATGGACTTGGGGGAGCCGGCGTGGCAGTGCTGTTGGTGATCCTCGTGATCCTCCTCGTGTTCTCCATCCGCTTCAGAAAAGATGCGCAAAG GCAACGGTCCAGAGTGTCTGAGATGTACAAGTGGGGtgaagaggaaggcagagcatCTCCCGGAACCTTCCACAACTTTGGTTTTGACCACAATGAAG AACGAGAAAACTACATGCCCCTGGACTCTGTGTACAACACCTTCCAGCCTTCCCTAAACCACATAAACCCAGAAAGAAAG aTCCAGATTCAGAGGCCCCAGGTAGTCATGACATCGTTGTAA